In the Ignavibacteriales bacterium genome, ATTGCTGTAAATACAGACGCTCAAGTTCTCGAAGAGAGTTTGGCTACTCATAAAATTCAAATCGGAACAAATGTAACACGCGGACTTGGGGCAGGCGCAGATCCTAATGTAGGAAGAAAAGCGGCTGAAGAAGATCGGGATAAGATCACCCGCATTCTTGAAGGAAGTGATATGGTTTTTGTTACTTCCGGAATGGGTGGAGGAACCGGTACAGGGGCAGCTCCGATTGTTGCATCTATTGCTAAAAGTCTTGGTGCTCTTGTAATCGGTATCGTTACAAAACCTTTCACGTGGGAAGGTAAGTTGCGCATGAAAAATGCGGATGAAGGAATTAATGAACTGCGTCAATTGGTAGATAGTTTGATTGTTGTACCTAACAGCAGAATACTTAGTATTATAGATACAGCTACGGCAGCAAAAGCTGCATTCAACAAACCAAATGAAATTCTTTTTGAAGCAACCCGCGGCATTGCGGATATCATTACAGTGAAAGGAATTATTAATGTTGACTTTGCCGATGTAAGAACTGTAATGAGAGACAGCGGACAAGCATTAATGGGATGCGGAATTGCAAGTGGAGAAAATCGATCGGTTGAAGCTGCACAAAAAGCAATTTCATCACCGCTGCTTGAAGGAATTTCTATTAAAGGTGCAAAGAATATTCTTCTAAACGTTACCGGTCCAACAAATATGACTATGGCAGAAGTAGAAGCTGGTAATAATGTGATCTTTGAAGCTGCCGGAGAAGAAGCAAATGTAATCTTTGGAACAGTAATTAAAGATCAGATGAATGAATATGTTTCTTACACAGTTATCGCAACTGGATTTGAATCTAAATCAGGCTCAAATCCTATTAGCAATTTGAAAACAGAAAAAGCAGAAAGAAAACGCGAAGAGAAAAAAGTTGTAGGCATGGGCGGTTTTCCAACTAAACGCGGCTCGATGGAATTAGAAAATAGTGATGATCTGAATGTTCCTACTATCCTAAGAGTAAAGAAAACAAGTCCGGATTTGTTTGATCAAAGCGGATTGGAAACCGGATTTAAAACTGAAAAGAATGATTATGAAGAGAACGATTATTACAGCAATAAGAATAGAGATGAAGAAGACAGTTCATCATTCTTAAGAAAGATTATGGATTAAAGTTTTTCCTTTATGGTAAAAATAAAATAAAGGAGTACTATGGACGGACTAATTTTATTAGGAGCAATGCTTCTTTTTATAGCGCTCTTTTCAACAAAAGCTATCAGGATAATAAAATATTTAAAATCCGATAGTGAATAATTCGGCAAAATTAAAGGCCGTAATTGGTTTTCTCCTTGTTGTGGTTAACAGATATGAAAATCAATGCGGCCTTTATTTATTAAAGAAGAGTTAGCGATTTATCATTTTTCTTTTGTCAGCGGAATTGCTAATTTTATCCACCAAAAAGACACACAAATAAATCCTATGAAAAAATTACTAATCCTTTTTTTGATATTAATTTTTTTTCGATTAACCAATGCTCAGGAAGGTGAAGATGTTGGCTGGGTTGCAAGATTTGGTGCAGCAGGCGGATTTTCTCCAACATTGGTTTTTCCTAATGTTGATGCAATTAATTTGCAGATAAAAAATATGGGATTGGAAAATCTTTCCAGTAAAGGAATGTTGGTTTATGGCGGCGGCGGTTATGCTTACATTATGCTTGTTGATAATTTAAGAATCGGTGGAATTGGTTTAAGCGGAACTCAAACTTCAAGTGGTTTTAACAATGGATTCAATAAAGAAGTAAAGTATAATTACGGACTTGGCGGCTTTACGGCAGAGTACACTTTACCATTCATAAAAAATATTGCTGTTTCGATTGGAGCGATTGTCGGCGTAGGGTCATCAAGCATTGAGATTTTTCAGAATAAAAATAATTTTACTTGGAATGGAATATGGAGTGATGTTTCAAATAATTCTTCTCAGAACATCTATAAAAAAATTACTAATACTTTCTTAACAATTACTCCAACACTTAATGTTGATATTCCGCTAAGCAGATTTATTGCTTTCAGAATTGGCGGAGGATACATTACATCCTTAGCAAACAGTTGGAAAGCAGACAATGAACAAGATATTGGAAACGTTCCATCGGATTTAAGTAGCAGTTCGTTCTTTATTCAAACCGGAATCTACTTCGGATTAATTGCATTCTAAATTGATGACAACTAAAAACATACTTGTAACCGGCGGTGCCGGATTCATTGGAAGTAACTTTATCAATTATATTCTTTCTAAACATGATGATTATTTTATTGTCAATTTAGATAAACTTACTTACGCCGGTAATCTTGAAAACCTTAAAACGGTTGAGAAAAACAAGAATTATAGGTTCGTTAAAGGAGATATTATAAATAATGAGTTATTAGATTATCTTTTTAAGAGGTTTAATCTAAAATTTGTTATAAATTTCGCTGCAGAATCTCACGTTGATAGGAGTATACTCGGATCGGAAATTTTCTACCGAACAAATGTAATAGGAACAACAGTTTTGCTCGAGGCTGCTCGCAGATATCAAGTTGAGAAATTTGTACAAATCTCTACCGATGAAGTTTATGGTAGTTTAGGTTCTACAGGTTTATTTACCGAAAAAACTCCGCTCAGTCCCAACAGTCCATATTCATCAAGTAAAGCAAGTGCAGATATGGCAGTTTTGTCATTTCATCACACTTATGGTTTGCCTGTTGTTATTACAAGATGTTCAAATAATTACGGACCACTTCAATTTCCGGAAAAATTAATTCCATTGATGATTATTAATTCTCTTAACGGGAAAAAACTTCCGGTATATGGCGATGGGTTAAATGTAAGAGATTGGATCTATGTTATTGATCATAACAAAGCAGTAGAACTTGTATTTGAAAATGGAAAGACAGGAGAAGTGTATAACATAGGTGCAAGTCGTGAGATGAAAAATATTGAGATTGTAAAATTGATTTTACAGAAACTCGGTAAAGGGGAAGAATTAATTGAGTATGTAAAAGACAGACCCGGACATGACCGTAGGTATGCAATTGATTCATCAAAAATAAAAAATGAATTAGGATGGGCACCAAGTTTTAATTTTGAAATTGCCATCGGCGAGACAATTGATTGGTATTTGCAAAACAAAAACTGGTGGGAAAGAATTATCTCCGGAGAATATCAAAAATATTATGAACTTCAATACAAAAATCGTTAAGTTTGTGACGTTCGAAAACCAACATGGAGTAATATACAACTGCCTCTTTCTACCTTTCTTTATTATTATCACTTTTTTTACAATTATAATCGAACGCAAATGAAAAAAATTATTTTATTACTAATCGCACTATCCATTGTGAACTCTGTTTATTCACAAGATCAGAACTCAACAGCTATCAGTAAAAGCGATCTTACTAAAGCAAACATAATAAGTGTTACAGTTGGCGGGTCTTTCATTATTAACGGAACATTTCCTGCTTTTATAACAGAACGAGCTGATCAATTTCTCACAAGGATATTTACAGAAGCTAAATCTCAAGTTTTAACCGGCGCAAAAGATGAAAAACAGATGGCAAAAATTAAGGATGAATTTGAAAACTATGCCAAGCGCGATATCCTTCTTAAAAGATT is a window encoding:
- the ftsZ gene encoding cell division protein FtsZ encodes the protein IAVNTDAQVLEESLATHKIQIGTNVTRGLGAGADPNVGRKAAEEDRDKITRILEGSDMVFVTSGMGGGTGTGAAPIVASIAKSLGALVIGIVTKPFTWEGKLRMKNADEGINELRQLVDSLIVVPNSRILSIIDTATAAKAAFNKPNEILFEATRGIADIITVKGIINVDFADVRTVMRDSGQALMGCGIASGENRSVEAAQKAISSPLLEGISIKGAKNILLNVTGPTNMTMAEVEAGNNVIFEAAGEEANVIFGTVIKDQMNEYVSYTVIATGFESKSGSNPISNLKTEKAERKREEKKVVGMGGFPTKRGSMELENSDDLNVPTILRVKKTSPDLFDQSGLETGFKTEKNDYEENDYYSNKNRDEEDSSSFLRKIMD
- the rfbB gene encoding dTDP-glucose 4,6-dehydratase; this encodes MTTKNILVTGGAGFIGSNFINYILSKHDDYFIVNLDKLTYAGNLENLKTVEKNKNYRFVKGDIINNELLDYLFKRFNLKFVINFAAESHVDRSILGSEIFYRTNVIGTTVLLEAARRYQVEKFVQISTDEVYGSLGSTGLFTEKTPLSPNSPYSSSKASADMAVLSFHHTYGLPVVITRCSNNYGPLQFPEKLIPLMIINSLNGKKLPVYGDGLNVRDWIYVIDHNKAVELVFENGKTGEVYNIGASREMKNIEIVKLILQKLGKGEELIEYVKDRPGHDRRYAIDSSKIKNELGWAPSFNFEIAIGETIDWYLQNKNWWERIISGEYQKYYELQYKNR